A stretch of Phragmites australis chromosome 12, lpPhrAust1.1, whole genome shotgun sequence DNA encodes these proteins:
- the LOC133886123 gene encoding uncharacterized protein LOC133886123, whose amino-acid sequence MVVTAVVESPSQQRQRLRAPLASNGDFELRHWRPVKRVSGMRGRRAPPEIEVPNDDGSLGGRGYTSLRDIMSSPEYAAAKAGSPAGTGSCGDVHMIRHPLVKHAAYTYLQLTPSAREEARRRRRRRGPLCRLLLGCIGFVGALFGL is encoded by the coding sequence atggtggtgacggcggTGGTGGAGTCACCGTcgcagcagcggcagcggctTCGCGCGCCGCTCGCCAGCAACGGGGACTTCGAGCTCCGGCACTGGCGCCCGGTGAAGCGGGTCTCGGGGATGCGGGGCCGGCGGGCGCCGCCGGAGATAGAGGTCCCCAACGACGACGGCAGCCTGGGCGGGCGGGGCTACACCAGCCTCCGGGACATCATGTCCTCGCCCGAGTACGCCGCCGCGAAGGCCGGCTCGCCCGCCGGCACCGGGAGCTGCGGGGACGTGCACATGATCCGGCACCCGCTGGTGAAGCACGCGGCGTACACGTACCTCCAGCTGACGCCGTCAGCCCGGGAGGAGgcaaggaggcggcggcggaggcgcggcccgctctgccgcctcctcctcggctgcATCGGCTTCGTCGGGGCGCTCTTCGGACTGTGA